From Flavobacterium arcticum, the proteins below share one genomic window:
- a CDS encoding class I SAM-dependent methyltransferase: MNYSDKTSSYYANIRHDLISLISKKEGGLKVLEIGAAYGETLHFLKEQGIAAEAVGVELYEDVKNKENYKPLDRFIFANIEETDFPEYEGYFDIILLPDVLEHLVEPKKVLAKVKKYLNPDGELLVSMPNIRHYSAIKKIVFKGDFRYEESGIFDYTHMRFYCRKNIKELLENSGFAVQYSESSIKNYKGKSGVKIINKLTFGLFEEFFSTQYFFSSKIK; this comes from the coding sequence ATGAATTACAGCGATAAAACATCGAGCTATTATGCTAATATAAGGCATGATCTTATAAGCCTGATAAGTAAAAAAGAAGGCGGATTAAAAGTTTTAGAAATTGGTGCAGCCTATGGCGAAACGTTACATTTTTTAAAAGAACAAGGAATTGCAGCAGAGGCTGTAGGTGTAGAGCTTTATGAAGATGTTAAGAACAAAGAAAACTACAAGCCATTGGATAGGTTTATATTTGCCAACATAGAGGAAACAGATTTCCCTGAGTATGAGGGTTACTTTGATATTATCCTGTTGCCCGATGTGTTAGAACATTTAGTAGAACCAAAAAAGGTACTTGCAAAAGTGAAAAAATACCTTAACCCAGATGGTGAGTTATTAGTAAGTATGCCTAATATCAGGCATTATTCGGCGATAAAGAAGATTGTGTTTAAAGGCGATTTCAGGTATGAAGAGAGTGGTATATTCGATTATACCCATATGCGGTTTTATTGCAGGAAAAACATAAAGGAGCTTTTGGAAAATTCCGGCTTTGCAGTACAGTATAGCGAAAGCTCTATTAAGAATTATAAAGGCAAATCAGGGGTTAAAATAATTAATAAATTAACATTCGGATTATTTGAGGAGTTTTTTTCAACGCAATATTTTTTTAGTTCAAAAATAAAATAG
- the rfbC gene encoding dTDP-4-dehydrorhamnose 3,5-epimerase produces MAAIPTKLEGCFIIEPNVIPDERGYFMESYNEKRFEAETGAKVHFVQDNQSFSTRGVLRGLHYQTGEHAQAKLVRVLQGEVLDVAVDVRPGSPTYGQHVAVLLSAENNRQLFVPRGFAHGFLVVSETATFFYKCDNFYNKESEGGIMYNDAIIDIDWGMEASELIISQKDTILPNLENARPIW; encoded by the coding sequence ATGGCAGCTATACCAACCAAACTGGAAGGATGTTTTATTATTGAGCCAAACGTGATACCTGATGAGCGTGGCTATTTTATGGAAAGCTATAATGAGAAACGTTTTGAAGCTGAAACAGGAGCTAAAGTACATTTTGTGCAAGACAATCAGTCGTTTTCTACACGAGGAGTATTGCGTGGGTTACATTATCAAACAGGAGAACACGCACAAGCAAAACTGGTAAGAGTATTGCAAGGCGAAGTGCTAGATGTAGCGGTAGATGTTCGTCCTGGTTCGCCAACTTATGGGCAGCATGTAGCAGTATTGCTTTCAGCAGAAAATAATAGACAACTTTTTGTACCGCGTGGTTTTGCACATGGCTTTTTAGTTGTGAGCGAAACAGCTACCTTCTTTTATAAATGTGATAATTTTTATAATAAAGAGTCTGAAGGTGGTATTATGTATAACGATGCTATTATTGATATAGACTGGGGTATGGAAGCATCGGAGCTTATTATATCACAAAAAGACACCATATTACCTAATCTTGAAAATGCAAGACCCATATGGTAG
- the rfbA gene encoding glucose-1-phosphate thymidylyltransferase RfbA produces the protein MKGIILAGGSGTRLHPLTLAVSKQLMPIYDKPMIYYPLSTLMWAGIREILIISTPHDLPLFRHLLGDGSKLGCRFEYAVQEHPNGLAEAFVIGKEFVGNDKVALILGDNIFYGTGLGDLLQSNNNPEGGIIYAYHVHDPERYGVVDFDKEGNALSIEEKPEKPKSNFAVPGIYFYDNDVLDIAANIKPSHRGELEITDVNKEYLKRGNLKVSILDRGTAWLDTGTFNSLMQAGQFVQVIEERQGLKIGAIEEAAYKMGYINKEELTALAEPLLKSGYGTHLLSIIE, from the coding sequence ATGAAAGGAATAATATTAGCCGGAGGTTCAGGTACAAGACTACATCCACTTACGCTTGCCGTAAGTAAGCAGTTAATGCCTATTTATGATAAACCGATGATATACTACCCATTATCTACCCTTATGTGGGCAGGTATTAGGGAAATACTTATTATATCTACCCCACACGATTTACCGTTGTTCCGTCATCTTTTAGGCGATGGTAGTAAACTAGGGTGTCGTTTTGAGTATGCCGTTCAGGAGCACCCTAACGGGCTTGCAGAGGCATTCGTTATCGGTAAAGAATTTGTAGGTAACGATAAGGTAGCGCTAATACTGGGCGACAATATATTTTATGGTACAGGTCTTGGCGATTTACTGCAAAGCAATAACAATCCCGAAGGCGGTATTATTTATGCCTACCATGTACACGACCCTGAGCGTTATGGTGTGGTAGATTTTGATAAAGAGGGTAATGCACTATCTATAGAAGAAAAGCCAGAGAAACCAAAGTCGAACTTTGCCGTACCAGGCATTTATTTTTATGATAATGATGTCCTTGATATTGCAGCTAATATAAAACCAAGCCATAGAGGTGAACTAGAAATTACTGATGTAAACAAGGAATACTTGAAGCGTGGTAATCTTAAGGTTAGTATACTAGATAGAGGTACAGCTTGGTTAGATACAGGTACATTTAACTCATTAATGCAAGCAGGGCAGTTCGTACAAGTAATAGAAGAACGCCAAGGGCTTAAAATAGGGGCTATAGAAGAAGCTGCCTATAAAATGGGATATATAAATAAAGAAGAACTTACAGCACTTGCAGAGCCGTTATTAAAAAGTGGTTATGGAACACATTTGCTAAGTATAATAGAATAA
- a CDS encoding glucosyltransferase domain-containing protein, with translation MSKTISSEYFKLLFFSIVISFIAYGFALTNFSLTIDSEQVFLPDTSLALGRWGTNILRYHIFEGIIPYFTLLLSLILLSLSAVEIAQLFRLNNLMGYIFCGLFLTFPQMAYQLVFTMQADVVALGFLTSALSIKFFIKSLEGSLNLKSASYFTFSSLFFMFVIALYQALAFIPIIIYIIILFQNTSSENYNFKTEFKKGLLFIGLMITSVILYFISVKIICPNGDGSGFLANYTQGDKNLFVNFYEIWIANIKGSSYYGNKTFLISSIICVLLIINLFFGERKNRPIRSFLLLLMMVIPFIISFFITSGYNPPRIYVTEGIVFAFIIVSFLSMIKKAKISLIFSSLIMLTNIYFITMLFWSNHKLYNHDINIARNIDNSIRAKYPNFDPTSEYVYFFGSLPYGEHEKFRLPNSEIFGGSFFIWDGGSNDRIISFMKFSDVASYRKIDNKETYTKIKDSINSMPTWPKSGYIKRIDDVIIVKLGDKKGAKLWVE, from the coding sequence ATGAGCAAAACAATTTCATCCGAGTATTTTAAATTACTATTTTTTTCCATTGTTATTTCTTTTATTGCCTATGGATTTGCACTAACTAATTTTTCGCTTACCATTGATAGTGAACAAGTCTTTCTTCCTGATACTTCTTTGGCGCTAGGAAGATGGGGGACTAACATATTAAGATACCATATTTTTGAAGGAATAATACCTTATTTCACACTCTTACTTTCATTAATATTACTTAGTTTATCTGCTGTTGAAATAGCACAACTATTTCGTTTAAACAATCTGATGGGTTATATTTTTTGTGGTTTATTTTTAACTTTTCCACAAATGGCTTATCAACTTGTATTTACAATGCAGGCAGATGTTGTTGCTTTAGGGTTTTTAACATCTGCATTATCAATTAAATTTTTCATTAAGTCATTAGAGGGTTCTTTAAACTTAAAGTCTGCCAGCTATTTTACTTTTTCTTCATTATTTTTCATGTTCGTTATTGCGCTTTATCAAGCATTAGCTTTCATTCCTATAATTATATATATCATTATTTTATTTCAAAATACATCTTCTGAAAACTATAATTTTAAAACTGAATTTAAAAAAGGGCTCCTGTTTATTGGATTGATGATTACCTCTGTAATCTTATATTTCATATCCGTAAAAATTATATGTCCAAATGGTGATGGTAGTGGATTCCTTGCCAATTATACACAAGGAGATAAAAATCTTTTCGTTAATTTTTATGAAATATGGATAGCAAATATTAAAGGGAGTAGTTATTATGGAAATAAAACTTTTTTAATATCATCTATAATATGCGTACTTCTTATAATTAATCTTTTCTTTGGTGAGAGAAAAAACCGCCCTATTAGATCTTTTCTACTACTTTTAATGATGGTTATACCTTTTATAATATCTTTTTTTATTACAAGTGGTTATAACCCTCCAAGAATATATGTAACTGAGGGTATTGTTTTTGCTTTTATAATTGTGAGCTTTCTATCAATGATTAAAAAAGCAAAAATATCATTGATTTTTTCCTCTTTAATTATGCTGACCAATATCTATTTCATAACAATGTTATTTTGGTCAAACCATAAATTATATAATCACGATATAAATATTGCTAGAAATATAGATAACTCAATCCGAGCTAAATATCCTAATTTTGACCCTACTTCTGAGTACGTTTATTTCTTTGGAAGTTTGCCATATGGTGAGCATGAAAAGTTTAGATTACCAAATTCTGAAATATTTGGAGGCTCTTTTTTTATATGGGATGGTGGTAGTAATGATAGAATTATCAGTTTTATGAAATTCAGTGATGTTGCCTCTTATCGTAAAATTGATAATAAAGAAACCTATACTAAAATTAAGGACTCTATCAATTCAATGCCTACATGGCCAAAAAGTGGTTATATTAAACGTATTGATGATGTAATCATTGTAAAACTAGGTGATAAAAAAGGGGCAAAATTATGGGTTGAATAA
- the rfbB gene encoding dTDP-glucose 4,6-dehydratase, which produces MNKAIVITGGAGFIGANFIVHFLAENPDYFVVNLDLLTYAGTLDNLTEIENNPNYKFVKGDICDRPFLQELFATYDFRGVIHFAAESHVDNSISGPEAFIKTNVLGTFNLLETARQHWMDAPNAYKSGYENCRFHHISTDEVYGTLGAEGLFTEETPYAPNSPYSASKASSDMVVRSYFHTYGMNVVTTNCSNNYGPKQHQEKLIPTIIRKAISGENIPIYGDGKNVRDWLYVLDHCTGIELAYKNGKAGETYNIGGRNERNNLYIANKICELLDTMQPKAEGSYKDQITFVTDRPGHDLRYAIDATKIENELGWKAAENFETGIVKTIEWYLQKLTK; this is translated from the coding sequence ATGAATAAAGCGATAGTAATAACAGGAGGAGCAGGATTTATAGGAGCAAATTTTATTGTGCATTTTCTTGCCGAAAACCCTGATTATTTTGTGGTAAACCTTGATTTGCTTACTTATGCAGGTACACTAGATAATCTTACAGAAATTGAGAATAACCCAAATTATAAGTTTGTAAAAGGAGATATTTGCGATAGACCTTTTTTACAAGAGTTATTTGCAACATATGATTTTAGAGGGGTAATACATTTTGCTGCGGAGTCGCATGTAGATAATTCTATTTCAGGACCAGAAGCCTTTATAAAAACCAATGTATTGGGTACTTTTAACTTGCTAGAAACCGCAAGACAACATTGGATGGATGCACCTAACGCGTATAAATCAGGATATGAAAATTGCCGTTTCCACCATATCTCTACTGATGAGGTATATGGTACACTAGGTGCCGAAGGCTTATTTACAGAGGAAACTCCTTATGCACCGAATAGTCCTTACAGTGCTTCAAAAGCATCATCTGACATGGTAGTACGAAGCTATTTTCATACTTATGGGATGAATGTAGTTACTACTAACTGTTCTAATAACTATGGACCAAAACAGCATCAAGAAAAGCTAATACCTACTATTATAAGGAAAGCCATATCAGGAGAAAATATTCCTATTTATGGCGATGGTAAAAATGTGCGCGACTGGTTATATGTGTTAGACCATTGTACAGGTATAGAGCTTGCTTATAAAAATGGTAAGGCAGGCGAAACCTACAACATAGGTGGAAGAAACGAGCGCAATAATTTATATATTGCTAACAAGATATGTGAACTGCTCGATACAATGCAGCCAAAAGCAGAAGGTAGTTATAAAGATCAAATTACATTTGTGACAGACAGACCAGGGCACGATTTGCGCTATGCGATAGATGCTACTAAAATAGAGAATGAATTAGGCTGGAAAGCCGCCGAAAATTTTGAAACAGGAATTGTAAAAACCATAGAATGGTATTTACAGAAACTAACAAAATAA
- a CDS encoding glycosyltransferase family 2 protein — MKIELSIIIVNYNGLKYLKECFDSLYKTLEGIAYEIIVIDNKSSDNSCAYIRENYPDIKLIESPDNLGFGKGNNEAVKQAQGDYLLLINNDTIVLDNLAPVLDYVKADDTIGALAIKMLNGSREYATAVGKFPDFGSMLKLKNLSKAGNDIETGNFSKEAYEVDWLSGSFLMMPKKVYDEIGGFDEDYFMYVEDVDLSRRVYYKGYKRVFLPQYSYIHFVGFNKARNPLLIKGFKMYITKHYSGVKRINLKFALAINALVKRLKSTFTLD, encoded by the coding sequence ATGAAAATAGAACTCTCTATTATAATAGTTAACTACAATGGGTTAAAATACCTTAAAGAGTGTTTCGATTCGCTGTACAAAACACTTGAGGGTATAGCTTATGAAATTATTGTTATAGATAATAAATCTAGCGACAATAGTTGTGCTTACATTCGCGAAAATTATCCTGATATAAAACTTATAGAAAGCCCTGATAATCTTGGTTTTGGTAAAGGTAATAACGAAGCAGTAAAACAGGCACAAGGCGATTATTTGTTACTTATAAATAACGATACTATAGTGCTAGATAATTTAGCACCTGTATTGGACTATGTGAAGGCTGACGATACCATAGGAGCATTGGCTATAAAAATGCTGAATGGTAGTAGAGAGTATGCTACAGCAGTAGGTAAGTTCCCCGATTTTGGCTCAATGCTAAAGCTAAAGAACCTAAGCAAAGCAGGAAACGATATAGAAACAGGTAATTTCTCTAAAGAAGCCTATGAAGTTGACTGGCTTAGTGGCTCATTCTTAATGATGCCTAAAAAAGTGTATGATGAAATAGGAGGCTTTGATGAAGATTATTTTATGTATGTGGAAGACGTAGATTTGAGCCGAAGGGTATACTACAAGGGCTACAAGCGCGTTTTTCTACCACAATATAGTTATATACATTTTGTGGGTTTTAATAAAGCCAGGAATCCCCTATTGATAAAAGGGTTTAAAATGTATATTACTAAACACTATAGTGGTGTAAAACGAATAAACCTTAAGTTTGCATTAGCAATAAATGCGTTAGTAAAACGCTTAAAGAGTACCTTTACACTGGACTAA
- a CDS encoding glycosyltransferase family 2 protein produces MNNNIDISIIVPLYNEEEVFSLLIERLTNVIDSCKFNCEVILVNDGSSDDTAQLIEGICKKNPRFTGVLLSRNHGHQLAVTAGMAHVRGKKGAMIIDGDLQDPPELVKEFYELLNDGYDVIYAIRKNRKESLLKRIAYKYYYRLQKRISSFNIPIDSGDFSMLSRRVVDAMNAMPEQSRYLRGMRAWVGYKQIGYEYDRDERQEGESKYGWRKLFELAFNGIFNFSDFPVRMIAKVGLVTILLSICYLLYILFRKVFFGDVPEGFTATIAAIILFSGVQLLSLGLIGEYVLRIYNQVRNRPLYVVDKLIQEGIEKADNN; encoded by the coding sequence ATGAATAATAATATAGATATATCTATTATAGTGCCTCTATATAATGAAGAAGAGGTTTTTTCGCTTTTAATAGAAAGACTTACTAATGTTATAGACTCATGTAAGTTTAATTGTGAGGTTATATTAGTTAATGATGGCAGTAGCGATGATACAGCCCAATTAATTGAGGGTATCTGCAAGAAAAACCCTCGCTTTACAGGGGTGTTACTCTCTCGTAATCATGGGCATCAACTTGCAGTTACAGCGGGTATGGCACACGTGAGGGGTAAAAAAGGGGCTATGATAATTGATGGTGACTTACAAGACCCTCCTGAGTTAGTAAAAGAATTTTATGAGCTGCTTAATGATGGATATGATGTTATTTATGCCATTAGGAAAAACCGAAAAGAAAGCCTTTTAAAACGTATAGCTTATAAGTACTATTACAGATTGCAAAAGCGTATATCTAGCTTTAATATTCCTATTGATAGTGGCGATTTTTCGATGCTAAGCCGAAGGGTAGTAGATGCTATGAATGCTATGCCAGAGCAAAGTCGTTATCTAAGGGGTATGCGCGCTTGGGTGGGGTATAAGCAAATAGGCTATGAGTATGATAGAGATGAAAGACAGGAAGGAGAGTCTAAATATGGTTGGAGAAAATTGTTTGAACTTGCTTTTAATGGTATTTTTAATTTTAGTGATTTTCCTGTACGAATGATAGCAAAAGTGGGGTTAGTAACCATATTACTTTCTATTTGTTATTTACTTTATATACTATTCCGCAAAGTTTTTTTTGGCGATGTACCAGAGGGTTTTACAGCTACTATTGCTGCAATTATACTTTTTAGTGGTGTGCAATTACTTTCTTTAGGCTTAATAGGCGAATATGTATTACGTATATACAATCAGGTAAGAAATAGACCTTTGTATGTTGTAGATAAACTAATTCAAGAGGGAATAGAAAAAGCAGATAATAATTAA
- the rfbD gene encoding dTDP-4-dehydrorhamnose reductase, translated as MVVLVTGASGQLGQALQAIASQYNTIQFHFATSAEVDITSKENLEAIFGIIKPNFCINAAAYTAVDKAESEPEKAHLVNVIGAKNLAEVCKEHNTTLIHVSTDFVFDGSKDTPYTEEDETNPQGVYGLTKRQGEQEIEKTLNPHYIIRTSWLYSEYGNNFMKTMIRLGKERDSLSVVNDQTGTPTNANDLADALLKIIASGKHEYGIYHYSNEGVATWYDFAKKIFEVNNITIDLKPITTEQYPTPAKRPVYSVMDKSKIKHAFGIDIKQWEDSLQPYE; from the coding sequence ATGGTAGTACTAGTAACAGGAGCATCGGGTCAGCTAGGTCAGGCATTGCAGGCAATAGCGTCACAGTATAATACAATACAGTTCCACTTTGCTACTTCGGCAGAGGTCGACATTACAAGTAAAGAAAATTTGGAAGCAATATTCGGCATTATAAAGCCGAATTTTTGTATTAATGCAGCAGCTTATACTGCTGTAGATAAAGCCGAAAGCGAGCCCGAAAAAGCACATTTGGTAAATGTTATAGGTGCAAAAAACCTTGCAGAAGTTTGCAAAGAGCATAACACTACGTTAATACACGTTTCAACTGATTTTGTATTTGATGGCAGTAAAGATACACCTTATACTGAGGAGGATGAAACCAACCCTCAGGGTGTATATGGACTAACTAAAAGACAAGGAGAACAAGAAATAGAAAAGACATTAAATCCTCATTATATCATTAGGACTTCATGGCTGTACTCAGAATATGGAAATAACTTTATGAAAACCATGATTAGGTTGGGTAAAGAAAGAGATTCGCTAAGTGTGGTAAACGACCAAACAGGAACGCCTACTAATGCTAACGACCTTGCCGATGCCTTATTAAAGATTATAGCAAGTGGTAAGCACGAGTATGGTATATATCATTACAGTAACGAGGGTGTTGCTACTTGGTATGATTTTGCCAAAAAAATATTTGAAGTTAATAATATTACCATAGATTTAAAACCAATTACTACTGAACAATATCCTACTCCGGCTAAAAGACCCGTTTATAGTGTAATGGATAAGAGCAAAATAAAACATGCTTTTGGAATTGATATAAAACAATGGGAAGATAGTTTACAACCTTATGAATAA
- a CDS encoding DUF6311 domain-containing protein, which translates to MHKNLEALFVDKKWITEGLTFVLIILIFNYTYGLEIIAPSNINWLLSIRHDWGQHYLGWAFYRNEPWTFPLGEMQSVIYPTGTNVGYWDTAPGVAIFFKLLNPILPDTFQYLGGWLLLCHLLTGYFTIKILRLYNIKWFYIVFFAVLIGFNPVLVYRMMHPALCSHFFILASLYLYLKPANAQNVDRINKQQLLLIVLSAAINPYICFMVSGFNFLVPFKHCRYDKLISVKRFLAYLSISALSVVLVWYSIGMISFGGDTSLGVSKGYGLYGFNLNSLTNSFGFSTIFPKQALVTDHQYEGFMYLGLGFMLLIGIASILFIIIGKPIRFIKKNKFILPLFILCLFVTVFAITHIVTYNDTVLFEYYTPKIIRIIGGVFRATGRFMWIPYYIVILFFIIIFLRTKLPDWFKSVFILIIVGAQAYDLQNLYTPRNFPYGDYDSPLIEERWNAIIPVFDAMITYPSFDNHLLNAMDYQDLCFMALKNHKPISTGYSARENYKGNKKYTESLTASLKAGNFSSGELYITTSKHLDAFSTLLQNNKVTVEYIDGYYILYDKEKVNKIKFKREASVFYKTDLKDVSSNTKFVRVQDIDTIHNSRLKFKLNRLITNQSSITLEGSTFIENEIKNKNDSVFVTISDGSQIFITQTKQNTDTSDKERLSFSSFILVNNFLQDNLILGIAIKKHSGIWVHNSIGKLSEIKKTIKSIKKDKLPSQKAQIGVIDYLTEEDDTLEFYGWTAFKDIDATDSEVEVVFMDNDNIYVYPSTVVNRFDVTEAYKREYDYNNSGFRALINKKDIPQGNYKIGLLVRNKSTNDESLMMTDKTFIKQ; encoded by the coding sequence ATGCATAAGAATTTAGAAGCTTTGTTTGTGGATAAAAAATGGATTACTGAAGGTTTAACATTTGTATTAATTATACTTATTTTTAATTATACTTATGGGTTAGAGATTATAGCCCCTTCAAACATAAACTGGCTTCTTTCTATCAGGCACGATTGGGGGCAGCATTATTTAGGCTGGGCTTTTTATAGAAATGAACCATGGACGTTTCCTTTAGGCGAGATGCAATCAGTTATTTATCCTACAGGCACTAATGTTGGCTATTGGGATACTGCACCAGGTGTAGCCATTTTTTTTAAATTGCTAAATCCTATTTTGCCCGATACATTTCAATATTTAGGAGGTTGGCTATTGCTTTGTCATCTATTAACAGGATACTTTACTATAAAAATATTGAGGTTATATAATATAAAATGGTTTTATATTGTATTTTTTGCTGTATTGATAGGCTTTAACCCTGTTTTGGTTTACAGGATGATGCACCCTGCTCTTTGTTCTCATTTCTTTATTTTGGCATCTTTATATTTATACTTAAAACCAGCTAATGCTCAAAATGTTGATAGGATAAATAAGCAACAGTTATTATTAATTGTGTTAAGTGCAGCAATTAATCCCTATATCTGTTTTATGGTTTCTGGTTTTAATTTTCTTGTTCCGTTTAAGCATTGCCGTTATGACAAGTTAATATCCGTAAAGAGATTTTTAGCATACCTTTCTATTTCTGCACTATCCGTAGTGTTAGTTTGGTATAGTATAGGGATGATTAGCTTTGGAGGTGATACTAGCTTAGGAGTTTCTAAGGGATATGGTCTTTATGGTTTTAATCTTAACTCACTTACAAACTCTTTTGGGTTCTCTACTATTTTTCCTAAGCAGGCATTGGTTACTGATCATCAGTATGAAGGGTTTATGTATTTAGGATTAGGTTTCATGTTGCTTATTGGTATAGCATCCATTCTTTTTATTATAATAGGAAAACCAATAAGGTTTATAAAGAAAAATAAATTTATTTTACCACTATTCATACTTTGCTTGTTTGTAACTGTTTTTGCTATAACGCATATAGTTACTTACAATGACACTGTGTTATTTGAATATTATACACCTAAAATAATCAGGATAATAGGAGGTGTTTTTAGGGCAACAGGAAGATTTATGTGGATACCTTATTACATAGTAATACTGTTTTTTATAATTATTTTCTTGAGAACGAAATTACCCGATTGGTTTAAGTCTGTTTTTATACTTATTATAGTGGGAGCACAGGCTTATGATCTTCAAAACCTTTATACACCTAGAAATTTTCCTTATGGTGATTATGACAGCCCTTTAATAGAAGAGAGATGGAATGCTATAATTCCAGTTTTTGATGCTATGATAACTTACCCATCATTCGATAATCATTTGCTTAACGCAATGGATTATCAGGATTTATGCTTCATGGCATTAAAAAATCATAAACCAATAAGTACAGGGTATTCTGCAAGAGAAAATTATAAAGGGAATAAAAAGTATACCGAATCATTAACAGCATCACTAAAAGCGGGTAATTTTTCTTCAGGTGAACTTTATATTACAACTTCTAAACATTTAGATGCCTTTAGTACTCTTTTACAGAATAATAAAGTAACGGTAGAGTATATAGATGGTTATTATATACTTTATGACAAAGAAAAAGTAAATAAAATAAAGTTTAAACGTGAAGCATCTGTATTTTATAAAACCGATTTGAAAGATGTATCTAGCAATACTAAATTTGTTAGAGTGCAGGACATTGATACTATACATAACAGCAGATTAAAATTTAAACTTAATCGGCTTATCACAAACCAGAGTAGTATTACTCTAGAAGGGAGTACATTTATAGAAAATGAGATTAAAAATAAAAATGATTCTGTTTTTGTAACTATTTCAGATGGTAGTCAAATATTCATTACTCAAACAAAACAGAATACAGATACTTCTGATAAAGAAAGATTAAGTTTTTCATCTTTTATACTTGTAAATAATTTCTTACAAGATAACCTAATACTTGGTATAGCGATAAAAAAACATTCGGGCATATGGGTACATAATAGTATAGGGAAGTTATCGGAGATCAAAAAAACTATTAAATCAATTAAAAAGGATAAATTACCGTCTCAAAAAGCTCAAATTGGGGTTATTGATTATCTTACTGAAGAAGATGATACTTTAGAATTTTATGGTTGGACTGCTTTTAAAGATATAGATGCTACTGATAGTGAAGTAGAGGTCGTTTTTATGGATAATGACAATATATATGTATATCCTAGTACAGTTGTAAACAGGTTTGATGTTACTGAGGCATATAAAAGAGAATACGACTATAATAATTCTGGTTTTAGAGCATTAATTAATAAGAAGGATATACCGCAGGGTAACTATAAAATAGGTTTATTAGTGCGTAATAAATCTACTAATGATGAGTCGTTAATGATGACAGACAAAACTTTTATAAAACAATAA